TCTGAAAATtcatacattaataataaattattaaatgccaatttctctgttttttacagttttaatacTCTTCATACAGTAACCGTTTTTTTCTGTCCTCCATCAGAGCTCTGCCTCtataatcatcatcatctccaTACAGTACATGACGTAAGTCAACGGCCGGCCCATGCTCACTAGGATACAGATTTTGAGTAGATATAGCACATAATAAATGCAGTGTACATGCATGACAATTACAGTTAATGTGAAAAGGTGTGTGTCTGAGAATTTAGACCATCCTGTAAGTCACATCTGACATCTTGACCTGGAATAAAAACAGTATTTTATGTAGCCAGTAGAGGGCATGAGTCTTTCATTAATGTGCAGAGAATGAGGAAAATAATCCTAACAATCTCAAACAGATGGTACATGGTACATCTAAAAGAATGAAAAGACTTTTATGATAGAGGTAAAGAAGTAGCCTGTTAAAGGCAGCCAACACAGCTGGATGCTTGTCACGTGTGTACAGTAGGTAATTTTCAGGATGCAAGAAATCAACTTCTaacaataaatgtatacagtaacATTGATTTACAAACATTTGTGATATCAATGATTtagatttgtttagtttaagCAGGCCACAAATTCGTTTACCCAGACAGGCTCTAGATATATTTTCCTTTCCAGGCCAAACACAAGGCCTATGTGTAAATGaggacatactgtacattgttaTTGTTAATTTTACACAATTGGTCTTGGCTTTTACAGTCAATAATCATAACATGTAATGAAACCAAGTGTTAATTTATTTCTGAATATATTAACATCTGTTACTATTGAACATCAATGACTAattaattattcatatttaaataatcAAAAAACACTAATACTAAAGATGTAAATTacaatcatttttataaaataacatcAACCTCTGCATTTCTGGAATGCTGAATTGTAATATCTGTAATCCCCAGGCCTCCTCACTTTCTACATTCACTATGCTGTAATGAAATTCTTCCTCATTCTTATCATATGCTCTTCTGCTCCACCCTTGCATTCCTTTTTGGTCCCACATCCAGTCTCAATTCCTTGTTTTCCTAGACCCTCTGCTTGTCCTTCGGGAGATTGCCTTTGATGCTTTCTCCATCTCCACTGGCAGCTGGTTGAGGGTGTTTGATGTTTGGCCAGTCCAGTGCACAAGATCCTGCAGCACTCTCAAAATCCACATCTTCATACCAAATCTCCCACTGCCATCCAGCTCCTTTCACACAGACAAAATCTCtgtcaaattcacatttcaaagATTTGTTTTCTCGGCACATCACAacggttttattttattttctttgttaaatTCAATGAGAAATTTTCAACCCTGTCTCAAAATTCAgtgaacattaataaatttGTATCTAAATATGTTTCTaaatatagttttataaacactttttttactaCAATGAAATGCCACAAAAATGACCTAAAGACAACTGTTTACTTTTAATTCTATTGTTTGCTAAATAAAAGGTTAGCCTATACGTTTAAAACAGGTAAATGAAAAGCACCTCTTTGACTGCAGCTTCAAATCTCTGGCCATCCACTAGTAGTCTCTCTGTGCTCACCAACAGGTGGCCCAGACGATCCTTCACAGTTGTCCTCTGTCTCGTATAATCGCCCTCTTCCTCGGAAAACTCTGCGTCCTCGCGGTTGATGACATCTTCCAGAAGCCGCAGACACTCCTTCAGAGCAGCGTGCAGGATAGATattttctctgcatctgacatctGAGGGACCAGGGGCGGAACGGATACTAAATAATCCCCGGCAACTGGTGAGGACGGCAGTGATTCACGTTTTCTCTGCAAAATAAGTCAATTAAAAGGAGAGAAAGGGAAGAAGACTCAGCATGGTGAATGTAGCCATCATGCAATTTACGATCAactttatgtttatttaaaacgatcacctttatatgtatttaatatCACTAACTGATATATACGTataataacattattattattataaatatgataTTTGACTGTATTTTATATGCGAGCTACAGTATTGACAGAGGGTCTAGAAATAGTACATGTGATCATCATTAAGCCCAGGTTTAAGATAAGTCACTAATTAATGTGGGTTTGCTGATCAAAGCATCTAAAAAAACCCTGTAATGTTACAGCACTCCTGTAAGTGCCACAAGGATTAACCTTTATTTAGTTAAGAACAGTAAAGTTTGAATAGACGAAGAAAATGTTTGATAATACATAGTTTACTTTATATGTGATATACAAACTAACATTATGTAAAAGCAAACATTCCCCAGGGTGCCTCCAGAAGGTAGCAAGGAAAAGAAAATTTCAGCGAAAAAGACAAAGCAAAAATTGTAAAAGTGTACTTATAATATCACAATTACTATTTATctaacaaagtttaaatgattttctttacattatggATATGTATTTTATAAAGGGGATCCCTCATAAAGGTTAATCTTATTCGGGAGTCATAAAGTTTGACGCCACTGCCTTAAACCTCAAAGGTGAAACAAACGACATCGCAGATATGACCGAGTACACATGTTCGCACAGACAACATAATAAATGAATCTTCTAATGTGATCTAGACTCCTTAATTTGTTGCATACTGTATACCTACAAAAAAGATCAGAAGAGTAGCAAGCCTATCAGAATTACTTTATAATGGCTGACGTAGGCTGAACAGGAATCAAATGTCGCACCaattttacaaatgaaaatacTCCCCTGCATTCCAAACCGCTCCCACGTTTCTTTTCCAAGATAAACCGAAACACAGAAGTGCGCGCTTCAAGTATTCAGTGAACACACGAGAGATTGCGGTCCAGAACGATTTGGCAGATAACCAGATGTCTTATTACTGGAACAAACGCGCTGTAGTCTAGAAACATTTTCCATTCGGCTGCGCGTACCAACAAGTTTGGATAACCCCCCTAGTGTTGGCTATTCTTCCAGTGACTTCACTTCTGTGACATTCAGCCGCACACACACTTCCTCCAGACATTCCTAATCTAATGCCTTATGAAGGATAATGTCAGACATTGTGTTCGCGTAGCAGACCGAGTCAACACCTAAATCTATATCgaaattattttgtaaaacaaaCTCATGTTTGTTCGTGCATAATTAGGCTTACGTATAACTCTAGAAGCTGGTTGCATTCCTCATGAAGAAGCCGAGCCAAAGCTGCAGATCTCCCTGCTTGCCCTCGCAACCCATGGCGACCGCGTGAAGCCCTGCCAGCcatttattttccaaaatgatCTGATGTTTGAAAAATAACACCCGACTAGATAACCGGAATGAACCAGCATATACGCCTCTACGAAGTATTGTAATACGACTCCAATAAAGCGACGGCAATCCTCGGATGTTTTTCATCACTCTCCATAAACGGTGCAGCTATTTTATTGTCGCTCGCTCTAGGATAAACTTTAAATATCCCTTCTACAACTCACGTTCACCCCGTTATAAAATGTTCGTTCTGAATTTCTCGGTTACTCCACCCCTAACGAGAACACGCTTTTGGGGAGGGTTTAAGGAGCTGGGAACGTCTGACGGAATTTCATTGGACCGGAGTTCTATGGCGTCAGATTTATATCACCAGGACTTGAATTTAAAAAAGCTAGCGAATTTATTACCTCGAATTTTATTGTCCTTAATTTTAATTACTTGAACATCTTTTTTTATGAATTCACCGTCCTAAAAATTCGAGTTGTGAAATTCAGGTTTTAATTATTCAAATTTCACGTTTTCAGGTCGGAAACTCAGGAAACCATATTCGACTTGAGAATTTCATTTGGAAATAGCAGCGTCTGATAGCCCCGCCTAACTGTGAccgttgagtgcgtgaagtgtccacgCACTTCATTCAAATATGAAGTTCCGCACTTCATATTTTCAagaagtgcacttcttttttgagaattttcaatgtgaatgCACTACTCACACTTTTTATACTACAATGTGTCTGCAATGGCGTAGAGTGCATAAGTGcgcgatttgggacgcacctAGATTTTTGCCTCCTGGGTTCTATACTCTTTGTTGACGATCGATTGCTCTTCCTTGCATTCCCGGATGTTACACTCAgttatagagggtatgcattgacgtcactttcccacgtgaacattttgggacacgccctgggacacgctcccctgggtggcaaaacacccagcaaaaaggctgaggagaataggagaaacaaagaaaccggaaataaaacgcaattatttgctaaaattacaagcagctggagtcgacggtgatccttacgacttcccTACGACTTGCAAAGGAATTAGGTGTTTCTGGACACCAGgagcggactggccatctgatCTGGAAATATGATGCAAAACacaatgctttataaataaagtgtaAGAAGTTTGTACAATAGAAAATATAACAAGC
This sequence is a window from Triplophysa rosa linkage group LG4, Trosa_1v2, whole genome shotgun sequence. Protein-coding genes within it:
- the cntf gene encoding ciliary neurotrophic factor, whose translation is MAGRASRGRHGLRGQAGRSAALARLLHEECNQLLELYRKRESLPSSPVAGDYLVSVPPLVPQMSDAEKISILHAALKECLRLLEDVINREDAEFSEEEGDYTRQRTTVKDRLGHLLVSTERLLVDGQRFEAAVKEELDGSGRFGMKMWILRVLQDLVHWTGQTSNTLNQLPVEMEKASKAISRRTSRGSRKTRN